In one window of Candidatus Scalindua sp. DNA:
- a CDS encoding DUF3768 domain-containing protein has product MYNFAGITCGLVQTFGVNALPVEEQSKTREKIKLLNDFNKENDPYGEHDFGAIVHNGEKIYWKIDYYDTDLKYGSKDPADMIENFLIRNLSPSSGPEKEDFQSRSVDFSVSETLRIDNTTALPYN; this is encoded by the coding sequence ATGTATAACTTTGCAGGTATTACATGCGGTCTTGTCCAGACATTCGGTGTAAATGCCTTACCGGTTGAAGAACAATCTAAAACCCGTGAAAAAATTAAACTGCTCAACGATTTTAACAAGGAAAACGATCCTTACGGAGAGCATGATTTCGGGGCAATCGTTCATAACGGAGAGAAAATTTACTGGAAGATCGATTACTACGATACTGATCTTAAATATGGTAGTAAAGATCCTGCCGATATGATAGAAAATTTTCTAATCCGAAATTTAAGCCCAAGTTCCGGCCCAGAAAAAGAAGATTTTCAAAGCCGAAGCGTTGATTTTTCCGTTTCAGAAACTTTAAGAATTGACAATACTACGGCATTGCCGTATAATTAA
- a CDS encoding type II toxin-antitoxin system RelE/ParE family toxin, which translates to MRDSLKRIIVRFYCTDSGNEPVRKWLKSLTPEDRKDIGTDLQTLEFGWPIGIPLCRSLSSHKGLWEVRSNLTGGRIARVLFCVKKEELILLHGFIKKTQKTPDQAIAIAVKRMKGEDHG; encoded by the coding sequence ATGAGAGATAGTCTAAAACGGATTATAGTCCGATTTTATTGTACTGATTCAGGAAATGAACCGGTTCGAAAATGGCTTAAAAGCCTTACGCCTGAAGACCGTAAGGATATCGGTACAGATTTGCAAACCCTTGAATTTGGCTGGCCTATCGGTATACCTTTATGCCGCTCGCTAAGCTCTCACAAGGGATTGTGGGAAGTAAGGAGCAATTTAACTGGTGGCAGAATAGCAAGGGTTTTGTTCTGCGTTAAAAAAGAAGAGTTAATTTTATTGCATGGTTTTATCAAGAAAACGCAGAAAACGCCAGACCAGGCAATCGCTATAGCTGTTAAACGTATGAAAGGAGAAGATCATGGTTAA
- a CDS encoding IS1634 family transposase, translating into MYTLSQEDAIATIQSKTSRGYKYWYIVESRRVNGKPRPIVLAYLGKANDLLRRLQGLTEGLRLKSYSHGAVAALLNVAHKLDVTTIINKHINAQRPYMSEKPTRNNLTAGITFLLGSIGRICMPTSKRDWWNWAKTTTCEYLLRCSLSKIDSQHYWDLMDALPVESIPEIEHELLDNAFNTYGLKSDTLFFDTTNFFTYIDSTNMRCAIAQRGKNKQKRCDLRQVGLAMVVTREDMIPVFHHAYEGNMNDTKVFKIVIEKIKGRIKESGLNTKMHTVVFDRGNNSKVNLVIVKKLQLHYVGALTPYHHKELVNDAMENFQELEVDGKNIWIYRDKRIIWQEERAVIVFISERLKSGQIRGIYQSLGKAEKQLQQLQESLSKPKAKKRDRKQLEDKITNIVKGQFIKDIIDWSLNGTSEGKFCLEFTINQARLGEIEKKLGFRILMTDRHEWETVEIIKTYYGQSMIEQSFKNLKNPYHLALRPQFHWTDQKIKVHFFICVLGYLLATIVWREARTKAQFRGTLDRLIDTLNNVRLAAILEDSKTRGRVKAAYKLEEMSDAEEVIIKALEVKDAHNNRIKFKGVSVYN; encoded by the coding sequence ATGTATACACTAAGTCAGGAGGATGCTATCGCCACCATTCAATCAAAAACCTCAAGAGGCTACAAATACTGGTATATAGTTGAATCCAGACGCGTAAACGGAAAACCAAGACCAATCGTATTGGCATATCTTGGTAAAGCCAATGACCTGTTGAGAAGGCTACAGGGCCTTACAGAAGGGTTACGGTTAAAATCATATTCGCATGGCGCTGTGGCAGCACTACTCAATGTCGCCCATAAATTAGATGTCACTACTATAATAAACAAACATATAAACGCTCAAAGGCCTTATATGTCCGAAAAACCTACAAGAAACAATCTGACAGCAGGGATTACCTTTTTGTTGGGATCAATAGGACGGATTTGCATGCCTACCAGTAAAAGAGACTGGTGGAACTGGGCAAAGACAACTACCTGCGAATACTTGCTCAGGTGCAGTTTGAGCAAAATAGATAGCCAGCATTATTGGGATTTGATGGACGCTCTGCCTGTAGAATCAATACCAGAAATTGAACACGAGTTGCTCGATAATGCTTTCAATACATATGGCCTGAAGAGTGATACTCTTTTTTTTGACACGACAAATTTCTTTACCTACATTGATAGCACAAATATGAGGTGCGCGATTGCACAGCGAGGCAAAAACAAACAAAAGAGATGCGACCTTAGACAGGTAGGGCTGGCTATGGTGGTTACGCGAGAAGATATGATTCCTGTGTTTCATCATGCTTATGAAGGCAACATGAACGATACGAAAGTTTTTAAAATCGTTATAGAAAAGATAAAGGGCAGAATAAAAGAATCAGGCTTGAATACAAAGATGCACACGGTTGTCTTTGACCGTGGAAACAATTCCAAGGTGAACCTGGTAATTGTGAAAAAACTGCAACTGCATTATGTTGGTGCGCTCACCCCTTATCATCACAAGGAGTTGGTAAATGATGCTATGGAGAATTTCCAGGAGCTTGAAGTTGATGGTAAGAATATATGGATTTACCGGGACAAACGAATTATTTGGCAAGAAGAGAGGGCCGTTATTGTTTTTATCTCAGAGAGATTAAAGAGTGGGCAGATAAGGGGAATATATCAATCACTGGGAAAGGCAGAAAAACAGTTACAGCAATTGCAGGAATCTTTGTCTAAACCAAAGGCAAAGAAGCGGGACAGGAAACAATTGGAAGATAAAATAACAAATATCGTTAAAGGGCAATTTATAAAAGATATTATTGATTGGTCGTTAAATGGGACATCAGAAGGCAAGTTTTGTTTAGAGTTTACAATCAATCAAGCAAGACTTGGTGAAATAGAGAAGAAATTGGGATTCAGGATTCTCATGACAGACCGTCATGAATGGGAAACTGTTGAAATTATAAAAACTTACTATGGACAATCTATGATTGAACAATCTTTTAAGAACCTTAAAAATCCTTACCACCTTGCACTTAGACCTCAGTTCCATTGGACAGATCAGAAAATCAAGGTGCATTTCTTTATTTGTGTACTCGGGTATCTCCTTGCCACAATAGTGTGGAGAGAGGCGAGGACGAAGGCTCAATTCAGGGGGACTTTAGATAGATTGATTGACACCCTGAACAATGTGAGGCTTGCTGCAATACTGGAAGACTCAAAGACAAGGGGAAGAGTCAAAGCGGCATATAAGTTGGAAGAAATGTCTGATGCGGAAGAAGTGATAATTAAAGCACTGGAGGTTAAAGATGCACACAATAATCGAATAAAGTTTAAGGGTGTTAGTGTATACAATTAG
- a CDS encoding IS1634 family transposase, with protein MASLIKKLKKGIPYYYVVECKRINGNPRIVEQHYLGTAEKIFKTCQRKSAPVAKEVALTRIGPLALWEVACSTKLPEMIDAAFPKRDQGASVSQYLLLAALGRAFHPCSKSKTSQWYEETALKREWGLRSELFTSQHFWNAMDRIDLGRLTELEKDISLHIAKEENLSPQALLYDCTNYFTYIDTLNDRNTEARRGRNKQGRHNLRQLGLAVAVTPDFPIPLFHSLYPGNLNDITQFKDTHLLLTERIKDLSGNPNDITLVFDKGNTSEDILYSLQDTNIFCIASAPSFRYPEMAAIDLKKFQKADDANLPGVMAFRGKKEILGDEWTAVLQHSASFAAKQIQSVVTSQAKAIVKLEALSKKLKRGELPKATLSSVKKKVSDIVSPQHLKKIISTDTTLKDNRPILTYFLNRDALQELIDCHFGRTLLFTNRHGWSNAEIILGYHGQSEVERYFQDSKDREHLSFQPPYHWTDQKLHVHAFYCNLSMLLTGLLRRRLALKGLLLPPDVLLEKLNDLQEATLLYPQEKAAPPQLSYCLVRQDRTQKQLFKLLNLSQYTKTKENPSKSTETAPL; from the coding sequence ATGGCTTCTTTAATCAAAAAATTAAAAAAAGGAATCCCTTATTATTACGTTGTTGAGTGCAAACGAATAAACGGAAATCCTAGAATTGTAGAACAGCATTATCTTGGTACTGCTGAGAAAATCTTCAAGACCTGTCAAAGAAAATCCGCTCCTGTAGCCAAGGAGGTTGCCCTTACGCGTATAGGCCCTTTGGCTTTATGGGAGGTTGCCTGTTCTACAAAGTTGCCGGAAATGATTGATGCTGCATTTCCCAAAAGAGACCAAGGCGCATCCGTATCACAATATCTCCTGTTGGCCGCTTTAGGCAGAGCATTTCACCCGTGCAGTAAATCAAAAACCAGCCAATGGTACGAGGAAACAGCTCTTAAACGAGAGTGGGGGTTACGCTCTGAGTTATTTACCAGTCAACACTTCTGGAATGCAATGGATCGTATTGATCTGGGCAGACTAACTGAACTGGAAAAAGACATCTCTTTGCACATTGCGAAGGAAGAGAATTTATCTCCACAAGCCCTCCTTTATGACTGCACAAATTATTTTACTTACATCGACACACTTAATGACCGTAATACTGAAGCACGGCGAGGGCGTAATAAACAAGGTCGCCACAACCTTCGACAGCTAGGCCTTGCCGTTGCTGTTACACCGGATTTCCCTATTCCCCTATTCCATTCCCTTTACCCTGGCAATCTAAACGATATTACTCAATTTAAAGACACTCACTTACTCCTTACAGAGCGCATTAAAGATCTTTCAGGAAATCCAAACGATATCACCCTGGTTTTTGATAAAGGCAACACATCCGAAGATATCTTATATTCTTTACAAGACACCAATATCTTTTGCATTGCTTCTGCTCCATCGTTCCGTTATCCAGAAATGGCTGCGATTGATTTAAAGAAATTCCAAAAAGCTGACGATGCGAATTTGCCAGGCGTTATGGCCTTCAGGGGCAAAAAAGAAATACTCGGTGATGAATGGACTGCTGTTTTGCAGCACTCTGCAAGTTTTGCGGCTAAACAAATCCAATCTGTTGTTACCTCTCAGGCCAAAGCCATTGTCAAATTAGAAGCCTTATCTAAAAAACTTAAACGGGGCGAACTACCAAAAGCAACCTTATCATCTGTTAAAAAAAAAGTATCGGATATAGTATCCCCGCAACATCTGAAAAAAATTATATCTACCGATACTACCCTTAAAGACAATCGACCAATTCTTACTTATTTTCTCAATCGAGATGCATTGCAGGAATTGATTGATTGTCACTTTGGACGAACCCTTCTTTTTACAAATCGACATGGCTGGAGCAATGCCGAGATTATATTGGGCTATCACGGACAATCTGAAGTTGAGAGATACTTCCAGGACAGCAAAGACCGAGAGCACCTCTCCTTTCAACCTCCCTATCACTGGACAGATCAGAAGCTGCATGTTCATGCTTTTTATTGTAATTTAAGCATGCTCTTGACAGGGCTGCTTCGTCGACGCCTCGCATTAAAAGGCTTGCTTTTACCCCCAGATGTTTTATTGGAAAAGCTCAATGATCTACAAGAAGCAACTCTCCTTTATCCACAGGAAAAAGCGGCCCCGCCACAATTATCTTATTGTTTGGTGCGTCAAGATAGAACACAAAAACAATTATTTAAATTATTAAATTTATCACAATATACAAAAACAAAAGAAAATCCTTCAAAATCCACGGAAACAGCTCCTTTATAG
- a CDS encoding helix-turn-helix domain-containing protein — protein MSDLGESIIKGMEEALAFSKGEKTKAVVHIPEEINVRRIRKKLKMSQNNFADYFGFKVATIRDWEQGRRVPTGPARNFLFVIDQEPDAVRRALVTEPS, from the coding sequence ATGAGTGATTTAGGCGAAAGTATTATTAAAGGAATGGAAGAAGCTTTGGCTTTTTCAAAAGGAGAAAAAACAAAAGCTGTTGTTCACATTCCCGAAGAAATAAACGTCCGGCGTATTCGCAAAAAATTAAAGATGAGCCAGAATAATTTTGCTGATTATTTCGGTTTTAAAGTTGCAACTATCAGGGATTGGGAACAAGGCCGCCGTGTACCCACAGGACCAGCCCGTAATTTTCTTTTTGTTATAGACCAGGAACCGGATGCAGTACGCCGCGCTTTAGTGACAGAACCTTCATAA
- a CDS encoding helix-turn-helix domain-containing protein, with translation MVKEKNIGSTLESFLKEEGNYDETQATAIKRVISWQLQETMKKQHISKSEMARRMKTSRAHLDRLLDPGNDKVQLDTLYKAASAVGKQLHFELV, from the coding sequence ATGGTTAAAGAAAAAAATATTGGCTCTACTCTTGAAAGTTTTCTTAAAGAAGAAGGGAACTATGATGAGACTCAGGCCACAGCGATCAAACGCGTTATTTCATGGCAACTTCAAGAAACTATGAAAAAACAACATATCAGCAAATCAGAAATGGCGCGGAGGATGAAAACGAGCCGTGCTCACCTTGACCGTTTACTTGATCCTGGAAATGACAAGGTACAGCTCGACACGCTCTATAAGGCGGCTTCTGCTGTTGGTAAACAACTCCATTTTGAACTTGTATAG
- a CDS encoding type II toxin-antitoxin system RelE/ParE family toxin codes for MQTVVETPEFIRCAKKLDLSDDGRESIVDLIASNPEAGNEISGTSGMRKVRIAGKGKGKSGGYRVITFFTGSDMPVFLITVYGKGQKGNITAAEKKAMKMLSNAIVEIYRSKKDE; via the coding sequence ATGCAAACTGTTGTAGAAACGCCGGAATTTATACGTTGTGCCAAAAAATTAGATTTATCTGACGATGGACGCGAAAGCATTGTTGATCTGATAGCATCTAATCCGGAGGCTGGTAACGAAATATCCGGTACAAGCGGAATGCGTAAGGTTCGCATTGCTGGAAAAGGTAAAGGAAAAAGCGGTGGATACCGCGTTATTACCTTCTTTACCGGTTCGGATATGCCTGTTTTTTTGATTACCGTATATGGGAAAGGTCAAAAAGGAAATATTACTGCAGCAGAGAAAAAGGCAATGAAAATGTTATCTAATGCCATTGTTGAAATTTACAGGAGTAAAAAAGATGAGTGA